In the Halorussus salinus genome, GACGAGTCGGACTCCGAGCGCGCTCGCGTCCAAATCGACAGTCTGAGCGACCGCGTGGACGAGCAGGTCCGCATCGAGGGCGAAATCGTCGGCGCGCGCCAGACCAGCGGGCCGACGGTCTTCGAGGTCCGCGACGAGAGCGCCACGGTCGATTGCGCCGCGTTCGTAGAGGCGGGCGTCCGGGCCTACCCCGAAGCCGAGACGGGAGACCTCGTTCGACTCGACGGCGTGGTCGAACTCCGGAACAACGAGCTACAGGTCGAGACCGACGAACTGGAGAAGTTGGAGGGAGACGACCGCGAGGCCGTCGAGACTCGACTCGAAGACGCCCTGCGCGCCGAGGCCCGCCCCGACGACGTGGACCTGCTGGCCGACCACGAGTCGGTGTCCGCAGTCCACGGCCGCATCCGCGACGCCGCCGAGGAGATTCGCCGCGCGGTCATGGAGTCCCGACCGGTCATCGTCCGGCACAACGCCACCGCCGACGGCTACGTCGCCGGTGCCGCCATCGAGCGCGCCGTCTTGCCGCTCGTCCGCGACGAACACGCCAAGAGCGACGCCGAGTACCACTTCTTCGACCGGCGACCGCTCGAAGGCGGCGACTACGACATGGCCGACGCGACGAAGGACGTGACGACGATGCTCGACAACCGCGAGCGTCACGACGAGAAACTGCCGCTGTTCGTCCTCGTCGCCGCGGGGAGTACCGACGAGTCCCGCGACGGTCTCGAACTGCTGGACATCTACGACGCGCCGCGGGTCACCGTGGACGCGGGCTACCCCGACGAGGGCGTAGCCGACCTCGCCGACGTGGCGGTCAACCCCTACCTCGACGGGAACGGCGCCGACGACCTGACGGTCGGCGTCCTCGGCGCGAACCTCGCGGCCCACGTCAACGACGACGTTCGCGAGGAGGTTTCCCACCTCCCGGCGGTCAGTTACTGGGACGACGCGCCCGAGGAGTACACCGACCTCGCCGACGACGCGGGCTACGACGCAGACCACACCACCGCGCTCCGCGAGGCCGTCGCGCTCGAAGCGTTCTACCAGTCCTACGAGGACAAGCGCGAACTCATCACCGACCTCTTGTTCGAACACGAGAAGCGCGACCTCGCCGAACACGTCGGCGAGCAGTTCCGCGAGAAACTCGAAACCGAACTCGACACCGTGGAGCCGAACCTCTCGGTCCGCGGCGCGAACGGCGTCTCCTTTACCGTGCTGGACACCGAGGCGTTCACCCACCGCTTCGACTTCCCGCCGACGGGCGTCCTGCTGGACGAGATTCACCGCCGCGGACTCGGCGCGGACGGCGCGCCCGGCGACGAACACGTCACGCTCGGCTTCGGCGAGGACGAGATTCACGTCCGGAGCGACGGGCGAGTCAACGCCCGCGAAGTCGCCGCGGAGGCGGCCGAGACGGCCGAAAAAGCCGGTATCTCTGCGAAGGGCACCCGCGACGGAGCCATCGAGTACCTCGCGGGCGAGCGCGACGCCGCGCTCGACGCCGTGATCGACGCCATCAGCCAGCGACTGTAAGCGGTCGTCGCGGCCGAATCTCCTCGACTTCTGTGACCCGACTCCCGAGTACTACCACTCTGTCGCCGACCGCGCGAGGACTGTCTTCTCGTCGCACGCCCTGCCGTCTCGAACTGCCATCGCGGTTTTCCGGCGTGCGGTCGTACTCGCGCCGGGATGAACGCATTCGAGACGGCGATGGAGCTGTATCCGTACGTCTTCCACCCGGCCGTGATGGTCGGCGCGGGCGCGCTCGTCCTCATCTACTCCGAGTGGTCCCGACAGGACGCCGACCGGTCGGCGCTCCCGAGACGCCTCGGTGCGTTTCTCGGGGCGGGGCTCCTCTCGCTCGTCCCGACGCTGGCGTACGCCGCCGTGACGGGCCAGAGCCTCGGCGCGGTCACGAAGGGGAACGTCTGGCAGGTGGACGCGCTCGTCGCGGGAGGAGTGTTCTTTACTGCCGGAGTGACGTGGTTCGTCTGGCATCGCTACGGCTGGGGGTCGCTCGTGCCGGGGTACCTCGAAGCCCTCGCGGTCGCTACGGTGCCGTACGTCGCGCTCTCGCCGTTCTGGAACTTCTCGGGCCACGTCACGATGGCGCTCGTGCCGACGCTCTACTTGACGCTGGTCGAGCGGAAGTTCTGGCCGACGCTGGCGATTCCGGTCGTGATGGTTCCCAACCGCGTCTACCTGAGCGCCCACGACTGGGCGCAGTCGGTCGGCGCGTTTCTGGTCGTCGCCCTGCTGGTCGTCGGCGCGTTCTGGTACCAGACGGACGGTGAGTTGCGTACGGAACCGGACTCGGCCGTTTCGTGAGCGTCGCCGACCCCTGTCGCGGGTCGCTTCGAACGCGTAGCGTACTCGTAGACGACACCCTTATCCCGCCCAACCGACCAAAAACAGGTAATGAGTACCGAGACGCCGGACGCCACCGAGACCGAGGCGTTCGAGCGGGTCTGCGAGGAGCTAGTCGAACGCATCCTCGACGGCGAAATCGAGCGCGACGACTTGGAGAGCGAGAAGCTGTCGGTCTGCTCGGACCACTCGTCGCCGAAGGTGCCGAAGAACTCCGAACTCCTCGACTACGCGCCCGACGAGCGCCGGGAGGACTTACAGGAGGTCCTCCAGAACAAGCCGGTCCGGACCGCCTCGGGCGTCTCGCCGGTCGCCATCATGACCAGCCCCCACCAGTGCCCGCACGGGAAGTGTCTCTACTGTCCCGGCGGGCCGGGGTCGGAGTTCTCGTCGTCCCAGAGCTACACCGGCCACGAACCGGCCGCCGCCCGCGGCGTCCAGAACGACTACGACCCGTACGGGCAGGTCACGCTCCGCCTCGAACAGTTGCGCGAAATCGGCCACCCAGTGGACAAGGTCGAACTCATCCTGATGGGCGGGACGATGACCGCCCGGAGCCACGACTATCAGGAGTGGTTCGTCAAGCGCGCGCTGGAGGCGATGAACGACTACGACACGAGCAAGTCGCCCGAACCGGCCGAGGGCGTCAGCTTCGCCGAAGACCCCGAGGAGGTCGATTTCCGGTACCTCGAAGACGTTATCGCGGAGAACGAACAGAACGACGTGCGGGCAATCGGCATCACGTTCGAGACCAAGCCCGACTGGTGTGACCCCGAGCAGATAAACCGGATGCTCGATTTGGGCGGCACGAAGGTCGAAGTCGGCGTCCAGACGACCTACGAGCGCATCAACCGCGAGATGCACCGGGGCCACGGCGTGCAAGCCTCCATCGACGCCAACCGGCGTCTGCGAGACTCGGCGTTCAAGGTCGGCTTCCACATGATGCCCGGCCAGCCCGGCATGTCCAAGGAGATGTGTCTCGAAGACTTCCGCAGGCTCTTCGAGGACGAGAAGTGGAAGCCCGACTACCTCAAAATCTACCCGACGCTCGTCGTCCGGGGCACCGCGACGTACGACTGGTGGCACCGCGACGAGTACGAACCGCTCCAGAACGAGGAGGCCGCCGAACTCGTCGCGGAGATCAAGTCGATGATTCCGAAGTACACCCGCCTCCAGCGCGTCCAGCGGGACATCCCCGCGGACTTCATCGACGCGGGCGTCTGGAAGTCGAACCTCCGGCAACTCGCGCGGAAGCGGATGGACGACCACGGCTGGACCTGCGACTGCATCCGGTGTCGCGAGGTCGGGATGAACGACGAGGACCCCGAGAACGTCGAACTCGACGTGATGACCTACGAGGCCGCCGGAGGGACCGAACACTTCATCAGCTACGAGGACCCCGACAAGGACCTCCTGATAGGGTTCTGTCGCCTGCGCGAACCCGGAAACCCGGTCCGGGGGGAACTCGAAGACGCCGCCCTCGTGCGGGAACTCCACGTCTACGGCCCGATGGTCGAGGTCGGCGACGAGTCCTACGACTGGCAGCACAAGGGCTACGGGCGGAAACTCCTCGGGAAGGCCGAGGAGTTAGCCGCGGACGCGGGCTACGAGAAGGTCAGCGTCATCTCGGGCATCGGTGCCCGCGAGTACTACCGCGAGAAATTAGGCTACTATCAGGACGGCCCGTACGTGAGTAAGCGACTCTGAACGGCCGGAACCGAGCGTAGTCCCCGACCGAAGTAGTTGGTCATTCCGTATTTTACGACTTGAGTAAAGACAATTCCATTATGTGTTTCAGATTCAATCAACAATTTTATTACGGTGTTCCTACCATAGAGATATGTAGTCATGGAAGACGATAACAAGCACCTCATCGGAGACCTCGAGGACCGAGAAGTGACCGAGCGAGAAAGCACCATCGTCGTCAGCTGTCACGTCATCGACGTGCAGTAGACGACGGCGAAACGTCGATTCCGAACGAATCGACTTTTCCAGTGACCGCGACAAGACGACGAAGGAGACGCTTCGTCGGTCGTGACCGAGTTGCCGGTACTCTATTTAAGATACTCGCACTCGCACCCCGAAAAGCCTCGAAACCACACATTTAATACGCACTAATACGCGATAGTTTAGTATGACTGTCCTATTAATAGGAAGAGTATTCGGGCACGAATTCGAGTTGCTGCGCGAGGAGATAGAACGGCGGGGAAGCGAAGTCGTCGTCGTGGACGTGGACGATTGGCCGAGCGGCAAAGCCATCACCCACGACGTGAGCGACGAGTCAATCCGCCTCGGGTCGGAGTCACTTTCCATCGACGAGGTCGAAGGCGCGTTCGTCAAGCCGCTGACCATCTTCAACGCCGCCGTCGAGGACCGACTCGACGGCGTCGTGAGCGACGACGAGAACCCCTACGCCGCGCTGACGCAACTCCGGGAGTACCGCGGCATCTTCAAGAGCATCCTGCGGTCGCTCGAAGCCCACGGCGCGACCGTCGCCCCGAACGTCGAGACGTTCGTCTGGGACGAGATAACGCCCCACGCCTACGACCGGTTCCGCGCGGCCGGTATCGACGTGCCCGAGACGCTGGCGACGGTCGATTCGGACGCCGCCAAGGAGTTTCTCGCCGACCACGGCAAGGTCGTC is a window encoding:
- a CDS encoding ATP-grasp domain-containing protein, with protein sequence MTVLLIGRVFGHEFELLREEIERRGSEVVVVDVDDWPSGKAITHDVSDESIRLGSESLSIDEVEGAFVKPLTIFNAAVEDRLDGVVSDDENPYAALTQLREYRGIFKSILRSLEAHGATVAPNVETFVWDEITPHAYDRFRAAGIDVPETLATVDSDAAKEFLADHGKVVYKPITEFGGAYVLTEDDSEEVEDLTTPVMFQEFVPGDDVRAYVVDGEYVGQFRYVYDGGSFSYKYPEGEVGAEPVEIPDAAREDVLAAADVLPTTYSAVDLRLDEDGSHSIMEVNSGGRFMLADSEGVTNVAEALADHLVE
- a CDS encoding phosphoesterase, producing MNAFETAMELYPYVFHPAVMVGAGALVLIYSEWSRQDADRSALPRRLGAFLGAGLLSLVPTLAYAAVTGQSLGAVTKGNVWQVDALVAGGVFFTAGVTWFVWHRYGWGSLVPGYLEALAVATVPYVALSPFWNFSGHVTMALVPTLYLTLVERKFWPTLAIPVVMVPNRVYLSAHDWAQSVGAFLVVALLVVGAFWYQTDGELRTEPDSAVS
- a CDS encoding tRNA uridine(34) 5-carboxymethylaminomethyl modification radical SAM/GNAT enzyme Elp3 yields the protein MSTETPDATETEAFERVCEELVERILDGEIERDDLESEKLSVCSDHSSPKVPKNSELLDYAPDERREDLQEVLQNKPVRTASGVSPVAIMTSPHQCPHGKCLYCPGGPGSEFSSSQSYTGHEPAAARGVQNDYDPYGQVTLRLEQLREIGHPVDKVELILMGGTMTARSHDYQEWFVKRALEAMNDYDTSKSPEPAEGVSFAEDPEEVDFRYLEDVIAENEQNDVRAIGITFETKPDWCDPEQINRMLDLGGTKVEVGVQTTYERINREMHRGHGVQASIDANRRLRDSAFKVGFHMMPGQPGMSKEMCLEDFRRLFEDEKWKPDYLKIYPTLVVRGTATYDWWHRDEYEPLQNEEAAELVAEIKSMIPKYTRLQRVQRDIPADFIDAGVWKSNLRQLARKRMDDHGWTCDCIRCREVGMNDEDPENVELDVMTYEAAGGTEHFISYEDPDKDLLIGFCRLREPGNPVRGELEDAALVRELHVYGPMVEVGDESYDWQHKGYGRKLLGKAEELAADAGYEKVSVISGIGAREYYREKLGYYQDGPYVSKRL
- a CDS encoding DHH family phosphoesterase, translating into MGSCIICGTPADGAICDSHEQDVLFEFAGDNPNQLTPGRYYSGTVDGFAEFGVFVNIGDRVTGLLHKSELDQRLDSLDWDEGQTVFVQVTGVRDNGNVDLGWSIRQSEREFRGKLLDDPEKGAILPEEADDDADESDDQQATTDGAGTVDPAERQADDSDGDSADESGSESEVETESAGENEAEETTDADANAEETTDDDADESDSERARVQIDSLSDRVDEQVRIEGEIVGARQTSGPTVFEVRDESATVDCAAFVEAGVRAYPEAETGDLVRLDGVVELRNNELQVETDELEKLEGDDREAVETRLEDALRAEARPDDVDLLADHESVSAVHGRIRDAAEEIRRAVMESRPVIVRHNATADGYVAGAAIERAVLPLVRDEHAKSDAEYHFFDRRPLEGGDYDMADATKDVTTMLDNRERHDEKLPLFVLVAAGSTDESRDGLELLDIYDAPRVTVDAGYPDEGVADLADVAVNPYLDGNGADDLTVGVLGANLAAHVNDDVREEVSHLPAVSYWDDAPEEYTDLADDAGYDADHTTALREAVALEAFYQSYEDKRELITDLLFEHEKRDLAEHVGEQFREKLETELDTVEPNLSVRGANGVSFTVLDTEAFTHRFDFPPTGVLLDEIHRRGLGADGAPGDEHVTLGFGEDEIHVRSDGRVNAREVAAEAAETAEKAGISAKGTRDGAIEYLAGERDAALDAVIDAISQRL